A stretch of DNA from Allomeiothermus silvanus DSM 9946:
AGGAGGAGTTCTGGGGCCTGGCGTCCTGAACTCGGGGGTACAAAATGTAGCCCTCCACGATGACCTCGAGGTTGACCTCTGGCGCTACCGCGCTGCTTTGCATATGGGCGACTTGACCGCGGCGGTCCAACTTTATCAGGGACCTTTTTTACAGGGTCTTTTTTTACGTGAAGCAGCTCCGTTCGAGACCTGGCAGGAAACTACCCGGGCCGAGCTTCAGCAAAGCTACCTCGAGGCCCTCTCTCAGCTCGCTAGCCGGGAAGAGGCCCGGGGCAACCTTCTCCAGGCTTTGGCTTACCGCCGGCAGGCCATCGCTGCTGACCCGCTGGCGGAGGGGCAATACCTGGCAGCGATGGAGCTATCCGAACGGACAGGTGACCGGGCTGGAGCCATACGGCTTTATCAAGCTCTTGAGCGGGTTTTGCAGGAAGAGCTGGGGGTGAACCCTGACCCCGCAACCCAGGCCTATGCCCGGCGCCTCACCCACGAACACCCAGCCTACCTCGAACTGCCTAGCCCACCTACACCGCTGATAGGCCGGGAAACCGAAACCCTCGAGGTGCTGACCTTGCTCGAGCGCCCCGACTGCCGCTTGCTGAGCCTGGTGGGGCCGGGCGGGATCGGCAAGAGCCGCTTGGCACTGGAGGTAGCCCACCGGTCGCACACCCAGGGCACAGCGGTGCGGTGGGTAGCACTGCGCGGACCCCACTTGTGGCCTGCCCTGGCTGAGGCTTTGGAAGTGAGCAGCCGGGGCGATATCCGTGAGGCGCTGCTCCAACGTTTACAAGAGCCATTCTTGCTGGTGCTGGATGAAGCAGAAGTCCTGCTCGAGGCTGCTGAGTTAGAGCACTTGCTGCGGCAGACTCCCCTCAAGCTCCTCGTCACCACCCGCGAACGCCTGCGGCTACGCAGCGAGTGGGTCTATGAGGTACACGGCCTGCCTCCTCCCGAGCCAGGCGACCCCCCCCAGCAAAGCCCGGCGGCTCAGCTTTTTTGGCGCTCAGCACAGCGAGTACGCCCCAACTTCCGCCCAAGCCCTGCCGACTGGCAAGCCATCGGAGCGATCTGCCGCCTGCTTTCAGGGCTGCCGCTGGGCCTAGAGCTGGCCGCAGCGTGGACCCGGATGATGAGCTGCGAGGAGATCTTGACCCAGCTCCGCCAGGGCCTTGACCTCCTGGAAGGGCGCCTTACCGACCTACCCGAGCGGCAGCAGAGCCTAAGAGTGGTGCTGGAGTCTTCGCTAAAGCGCCTCTCTCCCCGCGAGCGTGCGACCTTAGCCCGGCTGGCGGTCTTTCACGGGGAGTTTGACCTGGAAACGGTCAGCAAAGTGGCTCAGGCCACCCCTCATGACCTAGCTGCCTTGCTGGACCGGGCCCTGCTGCAAAAAGTTGGAGACAAGTATCGCCTGCAAGAAGTCCTGCGCCAGCACCTAGCCCCCGAGGTTCCCCCAGCTACCCATGAAGCGCACGCCCGCTACTACGCAGGCCGCCTCAAAGCCCGTGAGCAAGACCTGCGCGGCAGCGACCAGCCCGGAGCCCTGCGGGAGTTCTCCGGAGCCTACGCTAACCTCAAG
This window harbors:
- a CDS encoding ATP-binding protein, which encodes MFTSKFRLQLFGPPALVAEGRGPLKLGTRKALALLAYLAFEQRPVPRSELAALLWPETPEEQSRASLRQELSRLGGVLGPGVLNSGVQNVALHDDLEVDLWRYRAALHMGDLTAAVQLYQGPFLQGLFLREAAPFETWQETTRAELQQSYLEALSQLASREEARGNLLQALAYRRQAIAADPLAEGQYLAAMELSERTGDRAGAIRLYQALERVLQEELGVNPDPATQAYARRLTHEHPAYLELPSPPTPLIGRETETLEVLTLLERPDCRLLSLVGPGGIGKSRLALEVAHRSHTQGTAVRWVALRGPHLWPALAEALEVSSRGDIREALLQRLQEPFLLVLDEAEVLLEAAELEHLLRQTPLKLLVTTRERLRLRSEWVYEVHGLPPPEPGDPPQQSPAAQLFWRSAQRVRPNFRPSPADWQAIGAICRLLSGLPLGLELAAAWTRMMSCEEILTQLRQGLDLLEGRLTDLPERQQSLRVVLESSLKRLSPRERATLARLAVFHGEFDLETVSKVAQATPHDLAALLDRALLQKVGDKYRLQEVLRQHLAPEVPPATHEAHARYYAGRLKAREQDLRGSDQPGALREFSGAYANLKASWNWALEHEHPELAREMIDALFLLYELRGWFAEGIAVFETAISSPDPLLRSLALVRSGRLLYRLGRPGEARRYLEQALEQGAGHIDEYERAFALNNLGLTRMGMGDFAEARQLFQESLALRRQQRRPWGTANSLYNLGILAWMSGEHETAKAHFQEALGLYRFLGDLRGMSLALTGLGQAWTSLGQYPVAREMLRQSLSYGEQLGDHFAMAGALLGLGTVAGIERNNEECLNRLQASLEAALEAADKASIGRALLGLGRLALREGSSERAIKLARQALERFQEIRYRWGEALAYTHLGRTYLAIGEAPDARAYYRLALEEALGMGAIPLALRALAGMSPLLESGLASSVRALVISHPATDAWVREEIKKQATDPPPSTIGGLEELIQAALKTL